The genome window GTTAATTCGGGAGGCTGGTTCCAGAAACATCTAGGCGATGTATTAAAAagttttcgggggggggggtggagatagCCAGAGCATTTCTGGTAGCAAGCGAAGGTCGTTTTGTATAAACTCTTAAAAAgtcattcattaaaattaaatgttttttgccATCACCTCGGAACTTTTTTTAACCATACCCCCCCTCCCCGACCCTGTCCTCTTCGACGACAAGGGTgacatttgtaaaatatataaagaaaaatatagggtTACTTGGTGACCATATCGTGCACTCTAACAGCTGTCTGCAAATATTTTCACCATGATTATCCTTACTAAAAGTAAATCACGGGGGTAAAGATAGCTCAAACGTGACAAGGTTCGGATGGGTCGCACCGATGCTATCTGCAGTCCTCTGTGGctacagacagaaaataaataaataaataaatagaggaaGCCACCAGCGATGGCGAGGCTGCCGCACCCCGCTTTCTGCGGGTTTCATCACCCGGCGAGTGGTTCCAAGGCTTTCGAGGTAGATGTTACACCCGCTTAACCGGGGCAGGCCACTGAGGGaagcatcctcctcctcctccacctcctcctccatgcAAACTGCCCGTTAAGTGTTTTGTACAATTACAAGGACATTCCACCAGAACTTAATTGCTAGTACGAACTAGCCCCCAAGCTTCCCTGGACACAGGGAAGTgtgctttaatatatatattaaataggtacatatatatatatatatatatatgtacctattCTACGACCTCATCAGAAGTTATCTGCTATCAGATTCTACGACCTCATCAGAAGTTATCTGCTATCAGAAACTGTATCTTGTCACTCAGGTCTTGGTTAACGGCTGTCCAAACACCCATCTTGTTGTCCATTTCCAGCCTCGCAGCCGGTGGCGGTGAGGGGGGGTACTGGCTGCCTTTCTGTCGTTGGATTTACCAAATAGCTGTGCTGgttgcctccctccccaccccccaccctctccctgggCAATGATCACAGAAACGTGGCTGTGGCCAATCCAAAAAAGGAAAACCGGAGTTTATAAAGTTGTCTCAAGGTCTCTTCCATCTGGTCGATGGAGGAAGATTGACTACAGCAGAGTTCAAAGGTCAGTCTCAGCAGATCTAAAAACAGCGCGTCAGAGGCGGTGGGCTCGCAGCACACTCTCTGTGCGCGCAGTAAACCGATCCGCCCCAATTAATAGCAACAGGGCCCGAAGGGAGCCGGCCCTGGAGGGTGCTGGAGGAGGGAGCCAGCTGGGTGGGTCTCCAGAGCCCCGGGGGGGATCTTTCCAGACTCAGGGCTGCTGGACGGAAGGACAAGGGACGGTGCAAAGCAAGCTACTCTCCGAGTCTGATGTCACTAGTTTTTACAACACAGAATAGCAGCACAAGTTTCTGACAAGTTAAATAAATCCGATGGGTAAGGTCTCCCCTGCTTTAGCAGAAAAGTcagggtattttgttgttgttctctgtctttttttttttttttttttgtcctttggaaaaatacaaaacacacccATGGAACCATAAATAATCTGGTGGcgatatatacacatttaaataattaatttaaatatcttacaCGACTCTGGCATTCCACTGTCCATCAGAAGCAGGCTCCCCAAGGCGGCCCTCGGCGCTCCCCGCCCAGGGGCCTTCCGAGGCCGAGGCGGGGCTCTGACGGTCACAGCCTGGGGAGGAAGTGGGTGACCTTCATGGTGGGGGACACTCGGTTCCCCTTCTTGGTTTTCCCGTTCTTGCTCAAGGCGATGAACATGCCGGGGTACCGGTAGCACTCGTAGGCGTTGTAGTTGTTGGGGAGGAGTATCTCCTTGAACTTGCACTCGTCGGTGAAGAAAggctgggaggaaggagggagtgttAGTGGACCTCTTCCTAGCAGCGGGGCCCTGGGGGCCAGTGGTCAGGGGTTCTTCTTTGTCCTGGTCCCACTAGGCTTGACAGGTTTCTCCTGGAAAGTCAGGTGCCAAGACCCTCTCTTAGGGTGAGAAGAGGGGCAAGGTCAGCTCACAGCAGCTGGTGCTGCAGCCACCTGCCGGGCACCTGGCAGCCGGAGAATTTCATCTCCGGTGTCCACCTTAAAGGCTGCAGTCCTGGCCCCTGAAACATGGCCCAAGGGCTCAGAggagggctcccaaagtcacgcGTGGATGGACTAGTCAGGAGATGCCCACTCAGGGATGACATGAGCCTCCCTGTTTCCGTCTCGAGGCTGCATTCCTTGTCTAGGCTGGCCCTGGTCGTCGGCCCTGCCCCAGGGGCCAGACCACTGGCCCCCAGGGGAGCTGCCAATCCTGTAACCTCGCGGCATTCCGGTTGGCCCAGAGGTTCGGTTGGCCCAGAGGTTCGGTTGGCCCAGAGGTTCGGGATCCCGCCCGCACTCCTCAGCCAGGTGCTGGCCGGCCCTTGCGGTACTCACCGATCCGTACAGCTTGCCCTTGTTACTCATGGCCACGAAGAACCGGCTGGCCACGCCAAAGATGCTCACCACGCCCCGCTCCACCGGGGAGAGCTCCAGCAGGCCTGGGGGAAGGGCGCGTGTCATTCCAGGCAAGTGACACTTTGCCTGCGCCGCCGCCCTAACTCTGCCTGCGCGCCTCCGGGACCCCCATTTCTCCGGTGAGTGCAAAGGGCCCGAGTTCCCTGGCCCAGGCCATCCCCAAGAGATCCCCGGATCCCAGCGTGTGCGGACCTGTACTCGCTTCCCTCCGCGCCCGACCCCGAGGCGGCCGCGCCCAGTCTTGGTGGCCCCTGAGTCAGGCCTCGACCCGGGCGCGAGTCCCGGGCCCCCGCGGGTGCCGGTGGCTGTGCCGCGCGCCCTGTGCCCACGGGCGAAGGCTCTGGAATTCCGCACTAGGAGCCCGGGCTTCCGAAGGCGGGGAGGCGGGGCTCGGCCGCTCGGGTGCGCAAAGCCGTTCCCTGCGGCGACACTCGAAGCCGATAGTGTTTTGCGTCCCAGCGTCCCTGCTCCAGAGGGACCGGAACCTTCGTCAGCTCGGGTTCCCAAAGCCCAAGAGCAGGTGTCAGCTCAGGCCTCTGTGTGGGGTTGGACGAGTTGGAAGGGGCGGCCGCTGTCCCGGACCCCCGACCCTTCCCGCCGGGCCCGTCCAGCCCGCCCCACTCACTGTCGCTCGTGTCCGCGTGCACGCCGCCGATGCGGCCGTCGCGGAGCACCTGGAGATGGAAGCCGATGCCCACGTTGCAGTAGAGCCGCCGCAGCCGCTTGATGCCCAGCAGGTAGTCGCCGGCGCCGCTCTGGACGGCGGCCTCCTTGGGCTGCGCGGCCACGGGCAGGCGCGCCAGCGAACGCGCCACTAGGCTCTCCCAGCGGCGCTCCAGTTCGGCCTCCAGCGTGCCGTTGGGCGCGGTGGGCGCGGCGGCGCCCCCTCGGTCTGCCCAGGGCGCCAGCACGGCCAGCAGGACAGCCGGGAGCAGCGCCGCGGCGGCCGCCCCGGGCCCCGGCATCCCCGCCCTCGGGCCGTGCGACCGTCAGGCGGTCGGTGCGCCCGGGCAGAACTGCGCTTGCGGTGGCTCGCGGGAGCGCACAGCCTGGCCCGGAGAAAGGAATGCACGGCCAAGGGAGAAGCGGGTGGCAAGCGACGGGACCCCCAGGCGCCGGGAGCTACCCGGGCTGCATGGAGCGGCGGGCAGCGCTTGAGGGACGCAAGGCGGCGGGGCTGGGACCCTGCAGAGCGGTGCGCGCTTCCCTGCGCGCTGGGCCGGCCCCGGGCCGAGCCGCTATATATAGCCGGGCGCCCCCTCCTACTCCCGCGGGGGGCAGTTCGTGTTCGCCTAGGCGCCCGGGGCGCTGTGGCGCGCGGCTGGTCGCAGGCTGCCTGCCAATcaggactgggggaggggaggcggccGGCGACGAGCGGCGCGAGTGCCACCTGGAGGGTCccggcccccacccctgccttggCCCGGCCCTAGGACCTGTTTGCCCCGCCCCTCGAATatccttccctcctgcctccagCCAGGGTAGCCTCTCACTGTGTCCCTGGCTGTCCTGTTCTCCGCCTGCTCCCGAGCAACCTGAGCGCTGCCCTGCCCCggcatcctcagctcccagctaCTCCCTGAACCTTGCCTGTCAGGGACTCTCAGGAGCCTGGGTCCCTTAGGGGACTGTGAGGACCACCCGGGGAGGAAGGGCGAGAAAGGGCAGTAAGCCACCCCAGGGCAGGAAGGCAGGTGGGGGAAGGAAGAACTCACTGCTGGGGGCTGGAGCGGGGCAAGGCCCTGGGCTCTGTCCCCTGCGCCCCGGGTGATTCAGGGATGGATTTCTGTGTGTCAGGCAGAGACATTGCCTGAGGAGGGGGTCCTCTGGTGGGTGTTGCTAAAGGGTACATCCAGGGAGGACACAGCTCTGCACCCCCTGTGCTCTGTGCAAGGACAGGTGTCAGGGCACAGGGCAGCCAGGGACGGTCACTGCCCCCTCTCCATCCCTTCCACAGCAGCATGAGTCTGCCAAGTGCCTTACTCAGAGCCCCAAACCTAGCAGGGTCCCAGGCCGAGGCCCTGGCAGGCTTCCCTCCCTGACCTCCTGTCCCCACCACTACTGTGTCCATTATGGCCTGATGGCGGTAGGACTGGCCAGAGGCCCAGCTAGGTGCTGGCTTGCCTAGGTGTGAAAATCCCTGTTCCCTGTGGCCCCTGAGGAGGTTTGCAGCCCCTCCCAGCAGGTCCCCGCCCAGCCAGGGCGGCAGGAGGCTCGGAGCCCACCCTACCCCCTGCTGCCACCAACACCTGTGACTAGACACACCCCCAGGCCAtttcagcctccccccccccccccccccccccccgtgtcctaCCCAATTCTTGCCCGAGGAGCCCTTGGACCCTGCCACTGACCCCTGGAGCGGACCAGGGACGTTTGAGATCTCTGTGTTAAGTCCCAGGGCACAGGGTGCTGGCCATAGGCAAGGCTGAGACCAAGGTCAACCCTTTAGACAGCAAGCCCCTTTGGAGGACAGGGGGTTGTAGACCAGAACTCACTAACAGTGGATATTGGTCACTTGTGAAATGAACAAacccaggtgttttttttttgttttgttttgttttgttttgttttttatcggGGAGGCTTCTGGGATGGGACAACGGCCCAGACAGAAGCTGGCCAGTCCAGGCCGGGACACCCTCCTCATGGTGACCTTTTTAACCTACAAAGACACTCGGAATGTTCTGTCTTCACAGCAATAGTTTCTTGTCCCGTGAAGGTGTGATGGGCCCTCTCAGAACCACCAGCCCGGCTGTTACAATCTTACTTAGCTcaatagtaatgataataatttaaaaaacgcTGCATAGAAATTCCATTGTCACCCTACAGGGCGGAAGGACAAGCCAAGCCTGGGGCAGGGTTTCTATGCGGGGACTTGGAACTGTCATCTCTGCTTAACTTCCTCTCCTGGGCTGCGTGCGGCCAGGAGACCCTCACGGCAGCGTCTTCCTGCAAAGTCAAGAAGAGCAGGCCGTAGGGATAGATGTTCTACACCAGGCCAGAGCACCCTAAGAAATCAGTGTTTCTTCAtacgttcttttttttcctctggaatgTCCAAAGAAAGGGAAGATTCAGCCACAatttttgtagctttttttttttcttattgtgatAAGATACACATAACATACTGTAATTTTATCAGTTAACCATTTATTTGTAAGTGGTTTAAGCACATTCATATTGTTGTACAACCATCGCGACCgtcatctccagaactttccgTCTTCTCAAACCGACTCTGTCCCCACGCAACACTAATCCCCAGGCCCGGCCCCCACTGTCCTATGTTCTGTGTCTCTGGATTTGACTCCTATAGGGACCTTGTATCAGGAAGATCACACAGTAGGTGTCCTTCTGTGTCCGGCTCAGTTCACTCCGCATCATGTCCTCAAGGTTCCGTCCCCCTTGTAGCAGGTGTCAgcatttccttctttgtttcaAGGTGGAGCGATATGCCACAGGACGTCCACGGCGGGGTAAAGGGTGTTTCCAgttgtgaaataaaggacagagtttgttcttgtatgattatttattgatgatcgtattattttccataggaacaatTGTGAACGGACTTtcgccccaccctgtatatcacACATTTTGTGTATCCGTCCACCAAAGGACCTTAGGGTTGCTGGCACCTCTTGGCTACCGTAACACCGCATGGACCTGGGTATGCATGTCACTTtaagtccctgctttcaattctggTGGATCtacacccagaagtgggattgctgggtcatatggtaattctatgtttaattctttgaggaactgccaaactgcttttcacagattttttttttcttaagtgagaagcagggaagcagagagatagactcctgtatgcaccatGGCCAGGATCTACTCTGCagacccactagggggtgatgctctgcccatctggggtcattgttccattgttcagcaaccaagctattttagtgcctgaggcaagaccatggagtgATCCTCAGCGccaagggccaacttgttccaaccgaGCTAAGGTTGTGGgaggagataagagagagagagagagagagagagagagagaagggagagggggaggggtggaaaagcagttggttacttctccagtgtgccctgaccagaaatggaatccaggacatctacacactggcctgatgctctaccactgagccaaccagccagggcctcacagaTTTTTTTGAGTCACCTTGACTGAGATGAGACAGCATCTCACAGGTATACCTGGGTAGACAGAAGCCTGCCCAGAGGTGGCTGTGTGCCCACTGGATTGTCCTCTCTCTTGTAAGTCTTCTGGTTTCTCTTTCACCCAGAAACTGACCCAGCCAGATTTGAGTGACAGGTGCAGGGACATTTTTACTGCAGGTCAATACAGTGGTTCCCTGTGCAGCAACACAGGTCTGCGGATCTTTGCACCTATTAGATACGCAAGCCTGGGAGAATTGGTGGGACGCCGTCCCTCGGTTTCCTTATCTACAAACTGAGGACTCAGCTCTTACCTTGGAGGGCATTTGGGAGGGTTATGGGAGATGATCTGTGTTTAGCACCTGGCCAGACTTAGCTAGGACACCACCATTGTTCCATCAGAGGCGGTGCTGCCCTTCCCGAGCCTTGCCGCTCTTACCCAGGGGCTGCGGAGTTGGCTCAGCCCCGCAGGGCCCAGCATCTATCTTCACGCGGCTGTGCAGAGAATTGGAAGAATTAGACATGTAAGTGCGGGTGTGCGGCCCAGGACTGTGAACCACGGGGACTGCAGCAGCTCCCCGGTAAAAGCCGAGGCCAGGACAATTACCCAGCGCTGTGGGGAGCCAGACGTTATGCAGGGCTGGGCTTTGCACGCCTGATGTCTGGAAGGTGGGGCCAGCTTACTGTCACCATTTTAAGGAAGAATTAACCAAAGCTCAGCCTTGAGCAGCTCACTCAAGGTCACGGAGCCAGCAAAGAGCAGAGCCAGACCTCAAACCCAGCCCGCCTCCGGACGCCGTGCCCGGGCTCCTGGTCGCTCTactccctgcctcagtttcctattcTGAAAAATGGAGCTTGTGGCCCTGACCTGTCGGCCACACTGAACCGAACTGTACAGGTTTCTTTGTCCTGGGGGACAGGAAATCAGGTGAGAGGACCTcggtggggaggggctgggatgGCTCAGGCCTCACTCACCCAGGCCGGGCAGTCTGCCTTCAGTGACCTCACCCAGCCCCGGCCTCTTCCTTCACAGGCGGCAGGGATCCACCAGGGACTCCAGCTCCCTTTCTGTTCTGGCCCATCATCCTCGGGGTCAGCTTTATCCTCCTGTGCGTAAATGAGCTGGCTCTCTTGACCTTTTGCAAGTTGAAATCCAAAATCTGTCTTAAATAGTTGCAAAGAACGT of Saccopteryx bilineata isolate mSacBil1 chromosome 1, mSacBil1_pri_phased_curated, whole genome shotgun sequence contains these proteins:
- the FGF4 gene encoding fibroblast growth factor 4; this translates as MPGPGAAAAALLPAVLLAVLAPWADRGGAAAPTAPNGTLEAELERRWESLVARSLARLPVAAQPKEAAVQSGAGDYLLGIKRLRRLYCNVGIGFHLQVLRDGRIGGVHADTSDSLLELSPVERGVVSIFGVASRFFVAMSNKGKLYGSPFFTDECKFKEILLPNNYNAYECYRYPGMFIALSKNGKTKKGNRVSPTMKVTHFLPRL